In one Haloplanus salinus genomic region, the following are encoded:
- the hmgB gene encoding hydroxymethylglutaryl-CoA synthase encodes MTAVGIDAIEIRTGKLKLDLAETFAPAKDEAPEKYTKGLGLEASSFPDTYEDIVTMGANAAKRLMDRKGLSPDDIGRIDVATESAFDNSKPVSTYIAGCLEEVYDGDFHHANKGERKFACVAGTQSIDDAYNWIKAGRHRGRSALVIATDTALYARGDPGEATQGAGAVAMLVSEEPSVVELSTEQGYGSADETDFLKPNQQFPSVDGKRSVQVYLARMREALTDFESVAGRTHPDDYAYFPFHTPFPGMVRKAALLGFRHMTRDTEIEDGLADEIGRQPREEAYADWDAYEDAIREYMDELKGTDTYNDWYARAIDPTLTLSRRVGNWYTGSVHVARASALKAAAETGRALSGERLLVGSYGSGAQAEIHSETVVDGWRDEVAAFDIDEQLSRRYDLSFEEYGRVHDAHNHEKERELEEFTVPSDEFVFTGWGRMNERKYEYVD; translated from the coding sequence ATGACCGCCGTCGGCATCGACGCAATCGAGATCCGGACGGGCAAGCTCAAACTCGACTTGGCGGAGACGTTCGCACCGGCCAAAGACGAGGCCCCGGAGAAGTACACGAAGGGGCTGGGGCTGGAGGCCTCGTCCTTTCCCGACACCTACGAAGATATCGTGACGATGGGGGCGAACGCGGCCAAGCGGCTGATGGACCGCAAGGGCCTCTCGCCCGACGACATCGGGCGCATCGACGTGGCCACCGAGAGCGCCTTCGACAACTCCAAACCCGTCTCCACCTACATCGCCGGCTGTCTGGAGGAGGTGTACGACGGCGACTTCCACCACGCCAACAAGGGCGAGCGCAAGTTCGCCTGCGTCGCCGGCACCCAGAGCATCGACGACGCCTACAACTGGATCAAGGCGGGACGACATCGCGGCCGGTCGGCGCTGGTGATCGCCACCGACACCGCGCTCTACGCCCGCGGCGACCCCGGCGAGGCCACGCAGGGCGCGGGCGCCGTCGCCATGTTGGTCTCGGAGGAGCCGAGCGTCGTCGAACTCTCGACCGAACAGGGGTACGGCAGCGCCGACGAGACGGACTTTCTCAAGCCCAACCAGCAGTTCCCGAGCGTCGACGGCAAGCGCTCCGTCCAGGTGTATCTCGCGCGGATGCGCGAGGCGCTGACCGATTTCGAGTCGGTCGCCGGCCGCACCCACCCCGACGACTACGCGTACTTCCCCTTCCACACGCCGTTCCCGGGGATGGTCCGCAAGGCCGCGCTGCTCGGCTTCCGACACATGACCCGCGACACCGAAATCGAGGACGGCCTCGCGGACGAAATCGGTCGCCAGCCACGGGAGGAGGCGTACGCGGACTGGGACGCCTACGAGGACGCCATCCGGGAGTATATGGACGAGTTGAAGGGGACCGACACGTACAACGACTGGTACGCGCGAGCCATCGATCCGACGCTCACGCTCTCGCGGCGGGTCGGCAACTGGTACACCGGTTCGGTACACGTCGCGCGGGCGAGCGCGCTCAAGGCCGCAGCCGAGACGGGGCGGGCGCTCTCCGGCGAGAGACTCCTCGTCGGCTCCTACGGCTCGGGCGCGCAGGCGGAGATCCACTCCGAGACCGTCGTCGACGGCTGGCGCGACGAGGTGGCGGCGTTCGACATCGACGAACAGCTCTCCCGCCGCTACGACCTGAGCTTCGAGGAGTACGGTCGCGTCCACGACGCCCACAACCACGAGAAAGAACGGGAGTTAGAGGAGTTCACGGTGCCGAGCGACGAGTTCGTCTTCACCGGTTGGGGCCGGATGAACGAGCGCAAGTACGAGTACGTCGACTAA